Part of the Ctenopharyngodon idella isolate HZGC_01 chromosome 8, HZGC01, whole genome shotgun sequence genome, ttgcatatttgaatgaaaaaaacattgacCAAGGGAACTGACTCTAAACCAGGTCTGTACACCTCTATTAAACAATAGGTTTGCTGTGGAAGTCAGTTTTACCAGTGTTACACTGTGTTCAGCCGTACACCGATTACATTACTTGCCCACCACTGTtgtcttgctttttttttatagaaataaaaaccatttaattcagttggacaACAAATGCTACAATTATAAATGGAAAGCGTCTGCTCTTCTCTATTCAGCACGAGCTGCAGATTCGCAGCACAGTGCAGCAGACATCCAACCAGAAACACTCAAATTCAAAGAGGAGTGAATGACTGGGCCTAAAACTATATAATACAGTGTATATAGTAAAAACTTAAGTATTGTGCaagagaatttttattttctattgcTTCCCCTTAAAGTGAATTGTCATCATTGTTCAGCAAGACGTGCAGCTGTGGAGAATAAGCAACTTTGTACGTTAGACAGAGTTTGTGAAATCCAGTAGCACcagtcttatttttttttaagttatttttttcttgggCAAAAGTTAAACTGGCATCAGACAGGTTGACAGCTCCCTGAAAACAATCATCAAGAAAGACTTACAAATCTACAAATATCACCACTTAACTCTGTTCTGTGCAAATCTATTTTCTCCCACTGATGGAGCCATCCAACAGCTGTTGTTGGGTCCTGATCCTTTGTATTGTCTTTGGTTTAGGTATCATGGATTCATTGCTCTTCTATGGGTAGTTTGACAAATGCTATGGCAGCCAGTTCCTTGCAGAACTCCTCCAAAACTATCACACCTCTCAACAGGGTCATGTGATCCATCCTGACAGAAAGAACAGAcataacaatattttattaaaacaacaacaacaacaaaaaaaacatttacacattatGAATgcttcttaaagggacagatcACCCATAAATTGTCATCACTGACCCATTTTCTTTCCATTTAAGGCTAgaatacactacacaacttttGCCTAGATGTCTACCCCAATACAGTCTGTAAGCATCAACACTAGTTGCCGAAAGTCAGTCTGCAGATTTGAGCTGACAGATATCACAGAAAATCCTGTAGTGTATGACAAGCACAAACTCCATTTTTAGCTTCAGACTCTGATTCCAACCATTCATAGGacatcaaacatgtttgatattttgagctgattGTTTAATGTAGAACTGCAGAGAATTCCAGCCTTTAAAACATAtcagcatacaggtttggaggggcatgagggtgagtaaatgatgacagaactttcatttgaGGTTGAACTGCCATTTTAATACATGCAGTGACTAACTTACATAGTCTCCTCCTCCAGTCCCATCAGCTGTCTCCTGATCAtcatcagtctgtctgtcaCATTGTGGATGTGTTGGATCCTCTGCATTAACTCCCCTATCACCTACAGGAAAACACAATGCTCATATTTTCCtgataaataaatgcagacagGGCTGCTGTTCTGAAAGTCTGCAGCTGATACATCAGGCAGCAAGCTTTCATTCACAACAACATAAGCAACTTTCTTACAAACCATCAGCTTTTTACATGGTTCTTACCCTGACTAGAGTGGAGAAAAGAGATCGTGCTCCAGGGCTCAGGCTGATGTACGGGTCCAGCAGGTACTCATGCAGGTGAGGGTGAGGAAACACAGCTAATCTGGACAGAACTGATGTCACCTGCAGATTTAGCTCATATGGCtggaaaaaaggaaaatgtgattcttattattcattcttatttaaGATAtgaaagttattcagtcaagatcagtgagtgattttctctttgtcttttattgtttggtactattatgctgctgtcacttgACCAAATGCACAGACCGAATACACTGACACGcgtgtttatgttcactgaagacataactgactatgtttatgtaaatactccacacgatgggcattttgatataatcgtgtgtgtatttattacgACCTTATGGTTGTGTTTTGttctatttctgtttttctgtgagtgtctctctgtttgtgtgtctgtctaGGAACTTCATCCTGATTGATTCCTGCAGACTGATTGATGCTATGTCCTGATTGGTgcacagtattttaaaaagcatgtcATCACTTCCTCTAGACAGAGATCTTTTGTTTTGAGCAGAATCTGTGTGTGTTAAGAGAGTTTGAATGTGTTAAGAGTATTAGAGACTTTGagtattgtttgtttgattgtttgtttgaactgaaATTGTTTGTACtttgtttgtatattttcaGTAACTTAGTTATATTTTACCCATTTGCCTGTTTTGACACTGAGCTTGGATTGCCCTTTCAATTTTGTTTGCCTGGttgtatatattgtaaataCTGATTATTTGGGAAAGTAGGGAGTCTGATgccatttttgtttattgtaaacTGTTTGATCTTTGTATTTGGTTAGGGAGTTAGgtttgtatattgtatttttcttttcttttcttttgggTTAGGGTTTAGGAAAGAGGTTTAAAACAAGgaagttttgtttgttattttggccaAATTTAGCAAATAAATTGATCATTGTTCAATTTCATTACATTTCTCAGAGTCTTTCATGTTGCACCCTTTCCCCTAGACGGTGCGTAACAGTATTTGATCATTTCAGTGCAATAAGCtttgaaagagaactgaattcagGATCACCTGCTGTCTGAGAGAGGCATCTTTTCTGCGTTTCGGGTGCATGTCAGTATGCGCACTGAGTTCTATTGTTCACAGCTTATTGCACTtaactctttttaatgtcatgaaTTTCCTGCTTTTTATCTGatattgcaatatatatttatataccgTGATATAAACAATACAGCAAAATCTCTAACAACAGAAACTGAGACAATATATATCGTCATACCACCCAGCCCTAGTCTGGGCTATGGGGCAGGGTGGCAAAGATGCAAACCTTTTCTGactaaaaaaaacatccaagCCCCACTACATATTGCCTAAAACATAAGCAAAGAAAGATTAATGTTTtggaatggcccagccagaacACAGACCTGAATCCAATAGAAAATCTGTGGGAGGACATGAAGAGGGTCGTGCACAGTAGGTTTTTAGGAAATTTAGGTTTTTCCAAAAAAGAGTGGTAAAATATTACCGTCAAATTGTACCAAGCTGACTCCTATCCAAACAGACTGAGTGCTGTAATAAAATCAAAGGTTGCTTCAACTAAGTTTTAGTTCAGGGGTGTGCACATTAGAGATCTGCATTCCCGCGGCTCTCCCGCGGGAACCGCGGGACCCGATAAGATTTCTTGCTGCGcgggattaaattttgaatgaaaggcggATTCCGGTCGGTAACTTTAGTGTACTTTAGGCGGGAGCGGGCGGTCTTACAATAACCTGGTCGCTCCCGAGATGCTTTGACATCAGCGCATCtgtgcttgaacttgaagtgaacaaaactttctgcagtggtggcgttcacactgtccccagttccctgtcctgagaaacctgacaagatatgttctttgcattagaggtctgcgcgagtgctccttcagagaacattcaacctTTGTGATCGGATTTTGGAGGAGAGATGTTCTGAAACGGTCGTCAGTCAGCGTCATTCTGTTCTTGCgtggatgttaaaaaagatttcattttgcagtatagctagtaagccaacagttttcgtttatgtaattttggcatagcctatagttttgagggacatgttgtaggctatttaatttagcctatttttctctgtgatatttagcctaatattctttgtgacattttttctctgacattttttagggtgttgacagcatcatagacaaataacaaatacaaatcttgtatatgcaacattttatatttgttatccccaatcactctctttctttagggAAAGTTTAAACACGAGATTTTGGAAACGATCTTCAGCGGGACCCGTCGGGTCgggaagaaaatcactatatgtggatagcgggtgaacacagagtgaattttaggcgGGAGCGGGTGCATGCGGAATAGAACCATTGCGGGAGCGGGACGAAAAAAACAGTCCCACGCAGACCTCTAGTGCACATTTATGAGTTAGTTattccaagttttttttttttagttctctgaaatgtgtttttcagtggcACTGCACAAGGttgtaatttttacataaaacatGCAAAAGTACTTATACGATTTatcttcatttcattttatcacAAAAACCAGTTGTTTTAAACAGGGGTGTGTAGACCTTTTATATCCACTTTATATTCAAGCTGAGAGCGAGGCATGTTTGAGAATACTACTCTACCTGCTCTAGTATGCGTGCAATCCTGTCAAACAGGATTTGTAGGAAGTGCCCTTCATAGAATTCTGTAGCTGCGTTGTTTTCAGTGGTTTTGGCAGAATCTGACCAGTTCCAGTCACGTGAGAGAGCAGTACATTCTTTTAactatagagagagagagagagagagagagggacagTTTTGGTATCAGAATACTTGAAAACCAaatttgaaaaagcaaaaacagtGATAGTTTTTGCTCACAGTTGATagttactgtaaatttaacttGACTGAGTAAGACAGCCCAATGACACACACCACCTGAGTTATGTATGTAACAAAAAATTTggtttaacttttattttgttttcagtgTGCCAACTCACCTGTTTGTGCGCATCATGAACGTATGTGTCGTATCCTGCTCCCTGAACAAGATGGGATGTTTTTGCCTCTTGGGGCACTAAACACAAGAagctaataaaattaaaaatgaattagaaACATTCAAACAATCAATCACATGCATAGACATCCAATATATCAACCAGGCCAATTAATTGTATGATATTTCACCACTCTGAGATTATTGGCATTATCTAATATCAGTGCTCACTTGGCCAAAATTTGGAGTCTGTAAGACTTTTTACAATCTTTGaatactgtttttaaaatcaaaaatagaataaatatacaaaaatacagtaagataatgaaatattattaatttaaaataaccattatctattctaatatattttaggtatatttaatatatattttaaatatattttatattttaataggaagaacagaatttattcgaaatattttgaaactgaaatcatttgtaacattataaatgtatccTTGCCtaataaaatctttttaaaaaatcttactgaccacatacttttgaacagtagtgtgtttgtgtgtgtatatatatatatatatatatcctataCACTAAAGGGTTTCCAAATTATTTGATCTCAAGGCCCCCCAAATATGATGATCccctttataaaatataaagacagctcgatatttttatgtatacaaACTCATCtgtgagaaaaatattaagcatgatATTATGAAAACATGTTGTTTCCAAGTGATTTTTATATTGTCATTATACTAATGCATTTatcattgttatttattattaaactaaaaatattaataatacaggTTTGTCGATTTTTGTGCCTTTATAGGTTTTGGTATCTTCTTAACTTTAGTGTAAAGATttggaaaaatacagaaaaccaGACTGGGGACAAACACTTTTTCAACATTACTGAAAGGGCAGTACGGTTATGATGCTACTATAACTTTTGTCCTTcaaaaattctgtttttatacAGAGCATGTGAGTGAAGTGGAGAGGTGTGACGCTCCCCTCAATACTACACTCAATCGCTCATGGCCCAGCTGAATTGCTCATTGGTAAAATGACGTTTGCTCAAATCCGGATCCGACATTAAAATTTCTCTGTACTATACGTCTTTCTGTTTGTaaggaattttttaaataaatgtctcAATTACAGCAGGCTTATAGATAACAGTTATGATAGGCCTATTTGTGGCTTTAAAGCAATATCATATAAAGTGgtacaaataaacatgacatgACTTGATAATACCGAATTGCAGATCtcatgcaaacatatccacatcgctatgatcagatgctttcttgactgctgttttctcaccgctgttatttttgttgtatgttattttgttattgagaggaatgGGCACAGCAcgtatttacatattcatctaaacgctgCTCTCAGGGATGTTTCCTAACAGCTGTGAAGGTATTTCAAACTTCATTTTACCACTaagcaaagaacaaaaaagaacttcactctacttcacaaaatgaattttttaattttctccaCACTCCCTTTCAATTTCTTCTCCTTCTTCATTCTCAACTTTGACGTTTACTGTGAATTGATGTATAAGGTTCGCAACTTCATTAATTGTGCGGTCTTCGGGGTCTTTTTGACCCGCAAATGACGTTtgctcaaattaaaaaaaaaattctctttgTCCAAATGGCATGAGACTTTGTACGGTGGTTAACATTTTTAAGatctacaaataaaaaaaaaaatttaaatgatatcttgtttttatgttagtgtaaaaaataaaagttaccCTCGTGGTCTTCGGGGTCTCTGGAGACCCCAGGCAACAAAATGcaattttgtaacaatataatatattttttaaaaaccaatgtaattttattctgtttattaatgttttttctcaacatttgtgcagtttttggaggatttgtgatatcttttaaatttatataaataaattaaaaaatattttttgaaatagGTTTTTATGCATAAAcagctttttatgtaaaattcactttatCAAAGGCCCAGATTTCTAACTTTCATTCATGTGGATAACATGGATAATTTGACATGATttagtgtaagatttttgcccatcttttgaaaaatgcagttttaaaagtaaaaaaactaTCACTTTTACCACTAGATGGCTGCAGAGCTCCACTATTTGCTATGTGCTATTTGAATAACTGACAGACATCttttcacaagttttttttcagttggattcatatctaaatgttatgaaatcacaattataacaataaaaattactttGTCAAAGTTTAGCATTTTTTGTACAGGGCAAAATCAGtttttcaataataattttataataaaaataataaaataataaaataaataatttttatcttTGTGTGCGCACATGCGTGTGTgagcatgtttattttgtattgagGATGTTTTTGAGGATGTTTCACATTTTTGGAAGTGTGCCACTTCATTTCTGTCTATTTGTGTTGTGCGTTGTTTCTGATTTTGAGAATGGATTTTTTTCCAATTTCTAAGTGGGGTCTCTGGAGATTACATTATTGATAACATTAttgaaaaactgatttttttcagtacaaaaaatgttaaactttgacaaaaagtaatttttattgttataattgtgatttcataacATTTAGATATGAATCCAACTGAAAAAAACTTGTCTTTCAGTCATTCAAATAGCACATAGCAAATAGTGGAGCTTTGCAGCCATCTAGTGGTAAAAATGAtagttttttacttttataactgcattttccaaaagatgggcaaaaatcttacactaaATCATGTCAAATTATCCATGTTATCCCCATGAATGAAAGTTAGAAATCTGGGCCTTttataaagtgaattttacataaaaagctgatttgcataaaaacatatttaaatttttttttttttaatttatttatataaatttaaaagataacacaaatcctccaaaaactgcacaaatgttaagtaaaaacattaataaacagagtaaaattacattgatttttaaaaaatatattacattgttacaaaattacattttgttgccTGGGGTCTCCAGAGACACCGAAGACCACGAGTGCAGCCCCCTAAACGAAGACCGCACAAGGGTTAAAGGGATAATttacccaaaattaaaaattctgtcatcatttactcaccctcaagttgttccaaacctgtataaatttctttgttctgcagaacacaaaggaatatattttgaagaatgtttgtaaccaaataGTTGTGGGGCacaattgacttccatagtataggtaaaaaaatactatggaagtcaatgatgccccacaactgtttggttacaaacattcttcaaaatatattcctttgtgttctacagaacaaagaaatttatacaggtttagaacaacttgagggtgagtaaatgatgacagaatttttaattttgggtaaATTatccatttaaaacaatatttgaacTCCATAAACTTAGACCTATTGCGTATTTcacatattctcaaaacagcATATCAAAAAGGGCATTCTGGGTTGAGCGAGTGGCCCTGAGCTGACTGAGCGAGCGGAGCGGAATCTTCAGAAAGGTGCTCTCCACTCTGGAGAAAATATTACTTCTCCACTCCACTCACATGCTCTGATTTtatattacaaaacaaaaagttcATTGTCTTCTAATGATACCTGTTGACGATGTCAGCGACTTGTGTGTGCGCACTGGGATTAGGTCTTTCTCTGCCACTGGGCAGAGATAGAAGAGGCTCCTGGCCACTGAACCCACTGTCTTCATACATGTCTGTGAAAAATGGATCCTCTTCCAGCTCCCTGATGGAGAAAGAGAGTGAGCAATAAATAATGAGCCACTATGAGAAGTACGAGTATCCGTGTTCCGTCTCTCTGCTCACTCAGACTCTTCCAGAAGATCACTCTCAACTGCATGTCTCTCATCTGCGGCCCCTGATCCGGACAGCCTGTAGCTGCGCTTCTCAAGATTACGTAGCACCAGATTGGTCAAGATGCTCCTGCTGGGCTTCTGTAAAAGCTCCTCGAAGAGATGCAACGTTGTAATACTGATCTACCAAAGGGCAAAAGACATGTAACACTTAAAGTGATGCTCTCAAGAGTGAAAATATATGAATCTTTAAACTTAGTTACCTCGTCTGAGATGTGGTTGCAGTGTTCAATAAGGCGGTAACgtagagtgtgtgtatgtgtgtcctgCCGCTGTTCACAATGTGTGTCACTGCCCAACAGAAACTGAACCAGTTCCTCCAGGAGCACAGAAGAACGTATGTGACGTACAGAACAGGACAGCAGAGCGGTGTGTACCAGGATCCCAACCTCTGACCTAGACAcccagagtttaaaaaaaatcagcaccACTCTTCTGTCATCCTgcaaactcacaattctaaTCTATGATGCCAGACAGCAACTTTTGAGGAGGTTTTCTACTCACATCTGAAGCAGGTGAGGCTGGATGACTCCTTTAAGCCACTGAAGGTGAATTGCTCTGGCCATTTCAACACCAAGTAcctaaagggaaaaaaaaaaaaacatataattttGTGCAATATGTTTATAATCAGTGCAAGACCATctttgatttgttaattctGTTTAACGTTTATTTAACTGCGTATTAAACCACAAAAGAGACACCATTCCCCAGGTAGCTTTCTGTGTGGCGCAGATAGGCAAATGGGCTTCGGATACGCGCCTAAACacgtacacacaaaaatgtcaaaatgcctttttggagagtattcacataaacaaagTGGGTTATGTCTTAAGCAGCAATCTGCCATATacagaacattataatgagaaaACTATTGTAATAGAATTTTGTAAATTCTTGGTGCTTTTGTTGCCTGTTTCAGCGTTGTTGTTACGGGAAGATTGCATCCACAACGGGAGTTACACATTCAGAAAAGCATTATCAAGTTCATATGCGCATTCACATTCTTTTGTGCAGATGTAAGTTGTAATATAACTTTTATGTTGTATATATCTAAATTATCTCATATGGGATGCATTTGGTTGAGTTTATTAAACAGCTAGCAAAGCACTTCAGTTTACCAGTGTTCATTCACTCTTCAGCgtcagctcaaacagcaatgccTGACATTATTGACTATGATTGGGTTATTTGAGACATATTCCTTGTAGATGTGTCTTTTTCAAAGACATTGATGATATTATTAATAATCCagcacagtatttttttctctttgaaaatacagttaagtgcaagaATGTGCAGCGACAATCTGtcatatacatattattataatgagaacactatAGAATGTTGTGAATTCTTTGATCTTTATTGTTCGTGTTTCAGCGCACTGGTATGGGAAGCGCGCATCCACAATTGGATTAATGCTTTCACTTGCATTTGCATCCTTTTGTGCAGATACAAGTTGTAAAGTTACATTTATGTTGTGTATCTAGGATATCTGATTATTCTCATAGGATATTTCATACAGAACAGGCTTCAGTTTACTGGTGTTCATTCATTCTTCAGCTTCACCTCATGCAGCTATTccttttagatgtttcttttaTGAAAACATTGATGCATTATTGATTATGtagcagtgttttttttctagtcacattttcatattttgatagacatattttcatatttttatcaaCAAATTTTCATAAcagtgttttaattaaaatattttcattatcgcCAAGA contains:
- the fhip2b gene encoding FHF complex subunit HOOK interacting protein 2B, with the translated sequence MDMFNKVTAFLQQALETREPSINLLDSFVDHWKAITNYYIETSDESCPVKHTDIPWRLRQMLDILVYEEKQQGEETGPCMEYLLQHKILETLCTLGKAQYPPGMSQQVMVFFSKVLSQIQKPVLHLINVCRPVQKLIHLCGLPDSQTEKEESQFLFAVCTRVKKDPYVLNYILEITKDSQKRSSSTSDEAVEKGCSGASRPERAPSPSSPSTSSAASSSPQEATGIIPVLIHLGKSEKSRVVLRSMESLLLLVSLPQEDTGHLLAERTPLCYLLAQRLTELYCLIPSSLDPADIHSYSSVQWRTPFTQDSTVESQSFPGSENVHRFFCFLDYCNELIKEAPRVLGVEMARAIHLQWLKGVIQPHLLQMSEVGILVHTALLSCSVRHIRSSVLLEELVQFLLGSDTHCEQRQDTHTHTLRYRLIEHCNHISDEISITTLHLFEELLQKPSRSILTNLVLRNLEKRSYRLSGSGAADERHAVESDLLEESEELEEDPFFTDMYEDSGFSGQEPLLSLPSGRERPNPSAHTQVADIVNSFLCLVPQEAKTSHLVQGAGYDTYVHDAHKQLKECTALSRDWNWSDSAKTTENNAATEFYEGHFLQILFDRIARILEQPYELNLQVTSVLSRLAVFPHPHLHEYLLDPYISLSPGARSLFSTLVRVIGELMQRIQHIHNVTDRLMMIRRQLMGLEEETMMDHMTLLRGVIVLEEFCKELAAIAFVKLPIEEQ